Proteins from one Mycteria americana isolate JAX WOST 10 ecotype Jacksonville Zoo and Gardens chromosome 1, USCA_MyAme_1.0, whole genome shotgun sequence genomic window:
- the SSPN gene encoding sarcospan has translation MGKEEEKKPQHSTSLNNQSQTGKAPEGEKSTDSSKTQESAMKKKKQQKKTKGDPKTGQEEESHTCCGCRFPLLFALLQLALGISVTVLGFLMAGISSSLLVRDTPYWAGIIVCVVSLVGFVMLCISYQPDEKTCVQFTVKLMYFLLSALALVACVLAVAFAAHHYLQMTKFTCNSILESCQCKLDTADPLGRTFVYQDAADCGSLTSTLNLYLLLQMVLNLIAALVCLLACFVMWKHRYQVFYVGVRFYPLTASEGQQQKV, from the exons atgggaaaggaggaggagaagaaacccCAGCACAGCACGTCCCTGAATAACCAGAGCCAGACAGGGAAGGCGCCCGAAGGGGAGAAAAGCACCGACTCGAGCAAGACGCAGGAGTCCGcgatgaagaagaagaagcagcagaagaaaaccaagGGGGATCCCAAAACTGGCCAGGAGGAGGAATCCCACACTTGTTGTGGCTGCCGTTTCCCGCTGCTGTTTGCTTTGTTGCAGCTGGCATTAGGCATCTCTGTAACAGTGCTGGGCTTCCTTATGGCAGGCATCAGTTCTTCTCTGCTAGTCAGAGACACTCCATATTGGGCTGGGATAATT gTCTGTGTGGTATCCTTAGTGGGATTTGTTATGCTCTGTATTTCGTACCAACCTGATGAGAAGACGTGTGTGCAGTTCACAGTAAAG ctgatGTATTTTCTCCTGAGTGCCCTGGCTCTGGTTGCCTGTGTTTTGGCAGTGGCTTTTGCTGCACACCATTATTTGCAGATGACAAAATTTACCTGCAATAGCATCCTCGAGTCCTGCCAGTGCAAACTGGACACTGCAGACCCCCTCGGTAGGACCTTCGTCTACCAGGACGCAGCTGACTGTGGCAGCCTCACCAGCACACTCAACCTGTACTTACTTCTGCAGATGGTCCTCAATCTGATCGCAGCCCTGGTGTGTCTGCTGGCATGCTTCGTGATGTGGAAACACAGATACCAGGTCTTTTACGTGGGCGTTCGGTTCTACCCTTTAACTGCTAGTGAAGGCCAGCAACAGAAAGTATAG